One Nicotiana sylvestris chromosome 12, ASM39365v2, whole genome shotgun sequence genomic window carries:
- the LOC138882838 gene encoding uncharacterized protein, with protein sequence MDHNLICKYHVTHGHMTEDCRRLREEVACLFNNGHFWEFLSEQAKNHFKNRDANKKIKQEEPQHVINMIIKGVDVPQGPTIKCTKDSIIREKGTQDYILKGAISFSDEDAEGIIQPHNDALVISVLINKSRVKRVLIDLVAQQTSSDGEL encoded by the coding sequence ATGGATCATAACTTGATATGTAAATATCACGTTACCCATGGTCACATGACTGAGGATTGTCGACGGCTAAGGGAAGAAGTAGCTTGTCTGTTCAACAATGGGCATTTTTGGGAATTCCTAAGTGAGCAAGCCAAAAATCACTTCAAAAACAGGGACGCCAACAAAAAAATTAAGCAGGAAGAGCCTCAACATGTGATCAACATGATCATCAAGGGAGTAGATGTCCCACAAGGGCCAACGATAAAATGCACCAAAGATTCTATCATAAGGGAAAAAGGCACTCAAGACTATATTCTGAAGGGGGCCATCTCGTTCAGCGACGAGGACGCCGAGGGAATCATTCAACCTCACAACGATGCATTGGTAATATCCGTACTTATTAATAAATCTAGAGTTaagcgtgtgttaattgatctAGTAGCTCAGCAAACATCATCTGATGGAGAGTTGTAG